AAAGTGATGTTAGAAGAGTGTTGGATAAAGCTGCAAATAAGATAAGGCTAGAACCTGAAGAAATGGCTGTTCTTATACAGAATCAAGATAGTGAGACTATAAATGAGATGTATGCACTTGCCAATAAATTAAAAAGAGAAATTTACGGAGATAGAATTGTTTTCTTTGCACCTTTGTACATAAGTAATAAGTGTGTTAATAAGTGTAAATATTGTGGATTTAGAAGTGAAAATAACGAAATAGAGAGAAGAACACTTACTATGGATGAAATATCCGAAGAGGTAAGTATTATGATTGGAGAAGGTCAAAAAAGGACTGTTCTCGTATATGGTGAATCACCGGAAACTAACATAGATTTTATGTGTGATAGCATTAAGCAGGTCTATAAAACTAAAAATGGAAACGGAGAGATAAGAAGAGCAAACATTAATTGTGCACCTTTGTCAAGAGAAGAACTTGTAAAACTAAAAGAGGTTGGAATAGGCACTTACCAAGTGTTTCAAGAGACTTATCATCACAAGACATATAGGGAAATGCATCCGGAGGGAACCATCAAAGGTAATTACAGATGGAGGTTATATGCACAAGACAGAGCTTTAGATGTAGGGCTTGATGATGTTGCTATTGGTGCTTTGTTTGGTCTTTATGACTGGAGATTTGAATTGATGGGGCTTTTATATCATACTATCCACATGGAAGAAAAATATAACGGAGTTGGTCCGCATACCATTTCTTTCCCAAGAATTGAGCCTGCAATTGGAACTCCTTATGTATCTAACTTGAAATATGCAGTAAGTGACGAGGAATTTAAGAAACTTGTTGCAATATTGAGGTTATCAGTGCCTTATACGGGAATGATACTTACCGCCCGTGAAAAACCGGAAGTAAGAAGAGAAGTTATTCCTCTAGGGGTGTCTCAGATTGATGCGGGAAGCCGTATTGGAGTTGGTGGCTACAGAAAATCTGAAGCAAATATGTTGCCTGATAAGGAACAATTCCAATTAGGAGATACTCGTTCGTTAGATGATGTGATTAAGGAAACTTGTGGTATGGACAGTTTACCGTCTTTTTGTACTGCATGTTATAGGGCAGGAAGGACAGGAGAACATTTTATGGAGGTTGCAAAAAACAGTTTTGTACATAATTTTTGTATGCCTAATGCAATTCTCACAATGAAGGAATATCTGCTTGATTTTGCCTCTGAGGATACAAGAGAAGCAGGAGAAAAAGCTATAAGTAAATATCTGGGTATGATGAAAGAGGATAGAGTAAAACAGTATGTTGTTGAAGCTATTGGACGTTTGGAGAAGGGTGAAAGGGATATAAGGCTTTAAAAAATATTATAAATTTTTTGACAAATCAAGCCACAAAGGTTGCTGTATGAAACAGCTCTTTTTGTGGTTTTTATCTCAGATTTGGTTGTAAATGATATTAAAAGTGCACTAGAGTTACTTGCTTATCCTAATAGATTAAAAGCTACATTAAGATTTTAGAAAAAAATTATTGTATAGATTATTGACATATGCCCATAATAATACTATAATGATAATGAGCATATGCCCAATAATAAAATCAATAAGGAGTGATTTATAATGCCAAGAGGAGACGGAACGGGCCCAATGGGTATGGGGTCAATGACAGGAAGAGGTGCAGGTTATTGTTCAGGTAAAGTGACACCTGGCTTTGCTAATTGTTTAGGTGGATTTGGACGCGGTTTAGGTGCTGGTAGGGGATATAGAAGAATGTTTTATGCAACTGGAGTTCCAGGTGTTTTAAGAAATCCTGTAAATAACGGGCAGATATATGACGAAAAAGCAGTATTGGAAAATCAGGAAGAAAATCTTGAAGCACAGCTTAAACTTGTAAAAGAAAGATTAAAAAATTTTAAAGAACAAAAGTAATTTGTTGCTTTAAAATTTAGGTTGCAGGTTCTCCAGATATAGAGAACCTGTTTTCTATGTTCCTGTGGGTACAAAGCAGCAGTGTTAGTGAGTTTTTTTGTGGTTAAGTGATAATAAAATATCAGAAAGAACTATATTATAGGCCTTTTTGAACATACTTATTGACATGTGTTTAAAAAAGTAATATGATTTTGATTATGGTTAATGGGCATAAGCCCTAATTTTGATTACACCTATTAAAATCAGATTTATATGCTGTAGGCTAATAATAAAATTGAAATCATTGAAATTGCTTAAATGCAAGCTGTTTTGAGGTTTTGTTCAAAAAGAGAGGATTTAATATATATTTATAAGGAGGCTTGAGATGAAGATAGCTGTTTTAAGTGGAAAAGGAGGAACGGGTAAAACTACTGTTTCTGGAAGTTTGGCGGTATCAGTGCCGAAT
This window of the Acetivibrio cellulolyticus CD2 genome carries:
- a CDS encoding DUF5320 domain-containing protein, with amino-acid sequence MPRGDGTGPMGMGSMTGRGAGYCSGKVTPGFANCLGGFGRGLGAGRGYRRMFYATGVPGVLRNPVNNGQIYDEKAVLENQEENLEAQLKLVKERLKNFKEQK
- the hydG gene encoding [FeFe] hydrogenase H-cluster radical SAM maturase HydG, with the translated sequence MSFLDKYAEEFKKYDSVENDFIDDDKIWGQLEKWSKPSKSDVRRVLDKAANKIRLEPEEMAVLIQNQDSETINEMYALANKLKREIYGDRIVFFAPLYISNKCVNKCKYCGFRSENNEIERRTLTMDEISEEVSIMIGEGQKRTVLVYGESPETNIDFMCDSIKQVYKTKNGNGEIRRANINCAPLSREELVKLKEVGIGTYQVFQETYHHKTYREMHPEGTIKGNYRWRLYAQDRALDVGLDDVAIGALFGLYDWRFELMGLLYHTIHMEEKYNGVGPHTISFPRIEPAIGTPYVSNLKYAVSDEEFKKLVAILRLSVPYTGMILTAREKPEVRREVIPLGVSQIDAGSRIGVGGYRKSEANMLPDKEQFQLGDTRSLDDVIKETCGMDSLPSFCTACYRAGRTGEHFMEVAKNSFVHNFCMPNAILTMKEYLLDFASEDTREAGEKAISKYLGMMKEDRVKQYVVEAIGRLEKGERDIRL